One Weissella ceti DNA window includes the following coding sequences:
- a CDS encoding amino acid permease — MNSEENKLERGLSARHVEMIALGGTIGTGLFLGAGRSISTAGPAILLVYIITGLFMFWMMRALGEMLLTDPDKTTFVAFIEKYLGKRTGFVIGWTYWLGWITIAMAEVTAISAYMKYWFPDIAGWIWAVVFLAVLFSINIFAVGLFGETEFWFSMIKIIAILAMIATGVIMITTQTETSAGVASLSNLWEHGFFANGGSGLLSAFQMVFFAFLGIEFVGMTAAESMDPDHVIPKAINSIIMRILIFYIGSLIAIMSIQPWTNYNADESPFVQVFAGIGISAAAGIINFVVLTAAASALNSAIFTTGRMLFALTSQQKNNSRFGRLNGRYLPMNAIVASTLLIGLSAVINFLFPSEAFEVITSVASAAFIGIYASLVFAHVKYRKTDDYKNGEKKFLMPLAPFSNYLTLAFMGMVFLVLLFTPATRITTILAILWFGGMALLSRRQVQD, encoded by the coding sequence ATGAATAGTGAAGAAAATAAGTTGGAACGAGGTCTAAGCGCACGCCACGTTGAGATGATTGCCCTTGGTGGAACCATCGGAACTGGATTGTTCTTGGGTGCTGGTCGCTCAATTAGCACAGCTGGTCCAGCGATTTTGTTGGTTTATATCATTACTGGACTATTTATGTTCTGGATGATGCGAGCATTGGGAGAAATGTTGTTAACAGATCCTGATAAGACGACTTTTGTTGCCTTCATCGAAAAGTACTTGGGAAAGCGTACGGGATTCGTCATTGGATGGACCTATTGGCTAGGGTGGATTACGATTGCCATGGCCGAAGTGACAGCCATTAGTGCCTACATGAAGTATTGGTTCCCAGACATCGCTGGATGGATTTGGGCCGTTGTCTTCTTGGCGGTATTGTTCTCGATTAATATCTTTGCCGTTGGATTGTTTGGAGAAACAGAATTCTGGTTCTCAATGATCAAGATTATTGCTATCTTGGCAATGATTGCGACAGGTGTGATTATGATTACAACACAGACAGAAACATCTGCTGGTGTGGCTAGTCTATCTAACCTATGGGAACATGGATTCTTTGCTAATGGTGGTTCAGGTTTGTTGTCAGCTTTCCAAATGGTATTCTTTGCCTTCTTAGGAATTGAATTCGTTGGAATGACAGCTGCTGAATCAATGGATCCAGATCACGTCATTCCTAAGGCGATCAACTCAATTATCATGCGAATCTTGATTTTCTATATTGGATCATTGATTGCGATTATGAGTATCCAACCATGGACTAACTATAACGCTGATGAATCTCCATTCGTGCAAGTCTTTGCTGGAATTGGAATCTCAGCTGCAGCTGGAATTATTAACTTCGTTGTTTTGACAGCCGCAGCTTCAGCTTTGAACAGTGCTATCTTTACAACGGGACGTATGTTGTTCGCATTGACAAGCCAACAAAAGAACAACAGTCGTTTTGGTCGTTTGAACGGACGTTACTTACCAATGAACGCGATTGTTGCTTCAACATTGTTGATTGGGTTGTCTGCTGTTATTAACTTCTTGTTCCCATCAGAAGCGTTTGAAGTGATTACATCTGTTGCGTCTGCTGCCTTTATTGGAATCTACGCATCACTAGTATTTGCTCACGTTAAGTACCGTAAGACAGATGATTACAAGAACGGTGAAAAGAAGTTCTTGATGCCATTGGCACCATTTTCTAATTACCTAACACTTGCTTTCATGGGGATGGTCTTCTTGGTATTGCTATTCACACCAGCTACACGAATCACAACAATTCTTGCGATTCTTTGGTTCGGTGGAATGGCGTTGCTAAGTCGTCGTCAAGTTCAAGACTAA
- a CDS encoding AI-2E family transporter, with translation MKTGNYSRTFYWMLEFLVIATLLWVLSQLGFILVPIGQFIGGVFVPLLISGFLYYLMNPIVELFEKIPLGKYKLPRGISITIVMLLFLGVIIFAAGSFIPTLAEQISKIVASIPQYVGEMQKWFESLSRETWFREYVQQIDMTKLQQTIEKYGETVVMGTAYGFGNVLGTMTSVVIAAITIPVMTIYMLADGKKLVPFAQRVMPKRMSDDVSELLGRLNKTLSHYISGQALEMLFVGVFTTFGYMIIGQRYALLLGVIAGITNMIPYVGPYIGYIPALFIGLMQGPMEAVSITIVVLVVQQIDSNILYPRIIGSTLSIHPLTILVILLAAGNIAGIPGMILAVPLYAVIRTIVVYVAQVWKVERQSKVEESLTK, from the coding sequence ATGAAAACTGGAAATTATTCTCGAACATTCTATTGGATGCTAGAGTTCCTAGTGATTGCGACATTGCTTTGGGTATTGTCACAACTAGGATTTATCTTAGTGCCAATTGGACAATTCATTGGTGGAGTATTTGTACCACTACTTATTTCAGGATTTTTGTACTATCTAATGAATCCAATTGTAGAATTATTTGAAAAAATTCCTTTAGGCAAGTATAAATTACCGCGTGGAATCAGTATTACAATTGTGATGCTATTGTTCCTAGGTGTGATTATTTTTGCGGCAGGATCATTTATTCCGACGCTGGCAGAACAAATTTCAAAGATTGTTGCAAGTATTCCTCAATATGTAGGAGAGATGCAAAAGTGGTTTGAGAGTTTGAGCCGTGAAACTTGGTTCCGTGAATACGTGCAACAAATTGACATGACTAAGCTGCAACAAACCATCGAAAAGTATGGTGAAACAGTTGTTATGGGAACGGCCTACGGATTTGGTAATGTGCTTGGAACAATGACATCAGTTGTCATCGCAGCCATTACGATTCCAGTTATGACAATTTACATGTTGGCAGATGGTAAGAAGCTAGTCCCATTTGCACAGCGTGTAATGCCTAAGCGCATGAGCGATGATGTTTCAGAATTATTGGGACGTTTGAATAAGACGTTGTCACACTACATTAGCGGACAAGCATTAGAAATGTTGTTCGTTGGGGTCTTTACAACATTCGGATACATGATTATCGGTCAACGATATGCATTGTTGCTAGGAGTTATTGCTGGAATTACTAACATGATTCCGTATGTTGGACCTTACATTGGGTACATCCCCGCATTGTTCATCGGATTAATGCAAGGGCCAATGGAAGCAGTGTCAATTACAATTGTTGTGTTGGTTGTACAACAAATTGACAGTAACATCCTGTACCCACGTATTATTGGCTCAACATTGAGTATTCATCCACTAACAATTTTGGTTATCTTATTGGCGGCTGGAAATATTGCTGGAATTCCAGGAATGATTTTGGCGGTACCGCTATACGCCGTTATTCGTACAATTGTTGTCTATGTGGCACAAGTATGGAAGGTTGAGCGCCAATCTAAGGTTGAAGAATCTTTAACTAAATAA
- a CDS encoding UbiA family prenyltransferase translates to MSVKDFLKFVEIQSLVASALPLILANLYSATMYNHVNAGPAILFALVAFALQMAVNVWNNLQDFRHAVSDDWKNGENNIVGSAGISMKTGLIILLGLTAFAGIIGLGLVSTVGWPLLWMGIIGFIVAFWYAGTPLPLSRTPFGELASGLTMGFLIFLAATYINVTPLIDLGMIGKAALASAICWFAIANIMLANNICDYDEDVAEERHTLVWYLGKETALKLFWIIYLAGYAALIIAVIFNVLPWPALLGLISLPLVYKNTKAFQADPNKARTFINSIKNAVLLSITVSLGLIIALFI, encoded by the coding sequence ATGTCAGTTAAAGATTTTTTGAAATTCGTTGAAATCCAATCATTAGTTGCTAGTGCATTACCATTGATTTTGGCTAATTTGTACTCAGCAACCATGTACAATCATGTTAATGCTGGACCAGCAATTTTATTCGCATTAGTTGCATTTGCTTTGCAAATGGCAGTTAACGTTTGGAATAATCTACAAGACTTCCGTCATGCAGTGAGTGATGATTGGAAGAATGGAGAAAACAATATTGTTGGTAGTGCTGGAATTAGCATGAAGACAGGATTGATTATCCTACTAGGTCTAACAGCGTTTGCCGGTATTATTGGGCTAGGGCTCGTTTCAACTGTTGGATGGCCACTATTGTGGATGGGAATTATTGGATTTATCGTGGCGTTCTGGTATGCAGGGACACCACTGCCACTTTCGCGTACACCATTCGGAGAACTGGCTAGTGGGTTGACTATGGGATTCTTGATTTTCCTAGCCGCAACATACATTAATGTCACACCATTAATTGATCTAGGGATGATTGGAAAAGCTGCACTAGCATCTGCAATTTGTTGGTTTGCGATTGCGAATATCATGTTGGCTAATAATATCTGTGATTATGATGAAGACGTTGCCGAAGAACGACACACATTGGTCTGGTACTTAGGAAAAGAAACAGCGCTGAAGCTGTTCTGGATTATCTATCTAGCCGGATATGCAGCGTTGATTATTGCCGTAATCTTTAATGTGTTACCATGGCCAGCATTGTTAGGATTAATTTCATTGCCGTTGGTGTACAAGAATACCAAGGCGTTCCAAGCTGATCCAAACAAGGCGCGTACATTTATTAACTCAATCAAGAACGCAGTTTTGCTTTCAATTACTGTTTCATTGGGATTGATTATTGCGTTATTCATCTAA